The sequence below is a genomic window from Methanoculleus sp. 7T.
TCGTCCGCCGTCACCTCCCGCCCGACGTAGGTAAAGAACCGCTGTTTATCCTCCGCCGACGCCTCCTCCTCAAACCACCCCCGGGCCGTGTTGTTGTCGTGCGTCCCGGTGTAGCATATGAGGTTTGGGACGTAGTTGTGGGGGATGTGGGCACTCTCCGGGAGCCCTTCGCCGAACGCAAAGAGCAGAATCTTCATCCCCGGGAACCCGAACCGGTCGAGAAGTCCTTGAACGGCCGGGGTGTTCGCCCCCAGGTCCTCGGCGACGATGGCAAAGCAGGGGAACTGCCGTGCGAGCGCTTCAAAGAAATCGGCTCCCGGCCCGTCGACCCAGGTTCCGTGCTCGGCCGTCGCATCCCCCGCCGGAACCTCGTAATAGTCCGCGAACGCACGAAAGTGGTCGATCCGGAAGAGGTCGTAGAGTTCGGCGGATCGCCGGACCCGGCGAATCCACCAGTCGTAGCCCCGGTCCCGGAGTGCAGGCCAGTCGTAGACCGGGTTCCCCCAGAGCTGCCCGGTCGCGCTGAACATATCCGGGGGCACCCCCGCCACCACGGTAGGGCGGAGGTCTTCGTCGAGTTTGAAGATCCCGGGGTTCTGCCAGACGTCGACGCTGTCGTAGGCGACGTAGATCGGTATATCGCCGATGACTTGGACGCCTCGGTCGGTGCAGTGTCGGTGGAGGGCCGACCATTGCCTGGCTGCAACGTACTGGAGGAACTTCTCCTTCCGGACCCCGTCGGCGAGGAGTCGGCGCATCTCGTCGAGGGCCTCCGGCTGCCGGGCCCGGACCTCCGCCGGCCACCGGCTCCACTCCAGCCCGTGGAAGTGGTCTTTGAGGGCGACAAAGAGCGCGTGGTCGTCCAGCCACCACGCGTTCTCCTCGCAGAACTCCTCATACCTACGCTCCGGCCCCGAGTGGAGAAACCGCCGGTATGCGACCGAGAAGAGCCGGTCCTTGTACCACGTGGCCGCCTCGTAGGCCGCCCGCCCCGCCGGAAAGCCTGGCACCGGCTCTAAATCGGCCCGCTTGAGGAACCCGCCTCTGACAAGCAGGTCCGGGCTGATGAGGAGGGTGTTCATGGCGAACGCCGACGGGCTGTAATAGGGGGAGTTGGCGTGCTCGACCCGCGTCGGGTTGAGCGGCAGGACCTGCCAGTAATGCTGCCGGGCTCGCGCCAGCGCCTCGACGAACCGGTACGCCGACGGCCCGAAGTCTCCTATGCCGTATGCCGACGGCAAGGACGTGATATGCAGGAGTATGCCGTTTCCTCGTGTATGGATCATCCGTCACCCCCCAGACGAGAACGGTTCGACCTTTTGGGCCTGCACCCTATTATAGTCTTGTACCGGCAGGCGGACGAGAACCGGCCGACTACGCACGCCCGGTGGAGTTGCACACGAAAAGTGCGCCGCGTCACGTATGGAGCCTGCTCCCGGAGGGCATAGGCTCTAAGGACAATCCGGCCCTTCTCGGCTGTTTCATCAGGAGGTTGAATATGCGTTGTGCCGGGGGCGCACCTCACCGTGCCGCCACCGGCGCCTCCTCACGGATGGTGAAGAGGTCGCGCAGAGAGTCCTTGATGCAGGCCTCAAAGATGTCCCGGACATGCGTGTGGGCGATCTCCAGCCAGTCGGCCACCCCGTCCAGCGGGACGCTCTTCTCCTCCGCGAGGAAGTAGTCGATGTTTAGGAGGAACGCGTTGTTCGCCGTCGACTCGGGCACGGCGTCGGTGAGTTCCACCCGGCAGTTGTCGCGGTTCTCGTGGAACGAGAACTCGCACCCGGTGATGAATCCGGCCGGCGCCCGCGGCAGCTCCGGCGGCAGGGTCGGGTAGAAGGCAAAGTAGTCGGAGAGCGTCACCTCAGGCTCGGGGATCTCGATGAGGTTGACGTAGCGGAGGTTCAT
It includes:
- the malQ gene encoding 4-alpha-glucanotransferase produces the protein MIHTRGNGILLHITSLPSAYGIGDFGPSAYRFVEALARARQHYWQVLPLNPTRVEHANSPYYSPSAFAMNTLLISPDLLVRGGFLKRADLEPVPGFPAGRAAYEAATWYKDRLFSVAYRRFLHSGPERRYEEFCEENAWWLDDHALFVALKDHFHGLEWSRWPAEVRARQPEALDEMRRLLADGVRKEKFLQYVAARQWSALHRHCTDRGVQVIGDIPIYVAYDSVDVWQNPGIFKLDEDLRPTVVAGVPPDMFSATGQLWGNPVYDWPALRDRGYDWWIRRVRRSAELYDLFRIDHFRAFADYYEVPAGDATAEHGTWVDGPGADFFEALARQFPCFAIVAEDLGANTPAVQGLLDRFGFPGMKILLFAFGEGLPESAHIPHNYVPNLICYTGTHDNNTARGWFEEEASAEDKQRFFTYVGREVTADEAPRELIRLAMTSVARASIIPMQDILGLGAEARMNYPSTSDGNWEWRMTPAEFADAPFDRLGRFTELCGRA
- a CDS encoding TIGR04255 family protein, producing MTTTVRKYVNPPAAEVICEFRFPQEIPWDMTYPGILYSHLKDAYPKRDQRYVREVVMLLGPEGLREELLVAERSIFLAEDEGCAVQVGPRLLSVSCQKPYVHWEAFSERIYGVFDRFREVINADAINTMNLRYVNLIEIPEPEVTLSDYFAFYPTLPPELPRAPAGFITGCEFSFHENRDNCRVELTDAVPESTANNAFLLNIDYFLAEEKSVPLDGVADWLEIAHTHVRDIFEACIKDSLRDLFTIREEAPVAAR